The window ATGAGCGCCCCCGCCGCACGCACACCCGATCACGACCGCGACCGGGTCCGCATCCGTCGTGCCCTCGTCTCCGTGAGCGACAAGACCGGCCTCGTCGAACTCGCGGCGGCACTCGCCGGCGACGGGGTCGAGATCGTCTCGACGGGCTCGACAGCCCAGACCATCCGGGACGCGGGCCTCGACGTGACCGACGTGTCGGCCGTCACGGGCTTCCCCGAGTCGCTCGGTGGCCGCGTCAAGACGCTGCACCCCGCCGTGCACGCCGGCATCCTCGCCGATCTGCGCTTCGACGACCACGTCGCCCAGCTCGACGAGCTCGGCATCGCGCCGTTCGAGCTCGTCGTCGTGAACCTCTACCCGTTCGTCGAGACCGTCGCCTCCGGTGCGGCCGCGCCGGACGTCGTCGAGCAGATCGACATCGGTGGGCCCGCGCTCGTGCGTGCCTCGGCGAAGAACCACGCGAACGTCGCGATCGTCGTCGACCCCGCGCGCTACCCGCAGCTCATCGAGTCGCTCACGGCAGGCGGCACGGTGCTCGCCGAGCGTCGCTCGCTCGCGGCCGAGGCGTTCGCGCACACCGCCGCGTACGACACGGCCGTCGCGGCCTGGTTCGCCGACGCGGAGCGGGACGCCGACGCATCCGGCGCCCCCGACCCCGCGACACCGGACCTGCCCGAGCACCTCGAGGTCGCGTTCGAGCGTCTCGCGCAACTGCGGTACGGCGAGAACTCGCACCAGCGGGCGGCACTCTACGGACGCCCCGAGGGGCGCGGCATCGCGCAGGCGACGCAGCTGCACGGCAAGGAGATGTCGTACAACAACTACGTCGACGCCGACGCCGCCGTGCGCGCCGCATTCGATTTCGACGCACCCGCCGTGGCGGTCATCAAGCACGCGAACCCCTGCGGCATCGCGATCGCGCCCGCGGGCTTCACGGGCGGCGCGGCGATCGCCGAGGCACACCGGCGCGCCCACGCGACCGACCCGACGAGCGCGTACGGCGGCGTCATCGCCGCGAACCGCCCCGTGTCGCTCGAGATGGCCGAGACCGTCGCCGACATCTTCACCGAGGTCGTCGTCGCGCCCGCGTTCGAGCCCGCGGCGCTCGAGGTGCTCTCGCGCAAGAAGAACATCCGCCTCCTGCAGCTTCCCGAGGGCTACGAGCGCGAGGCCACCGAGCTGCGACAGGTGTCGGGCGGTGCGCTCCTGCAGACCGGCGACGCGTTCGCGCGCTCGACGGGCATCTCGACCGACTGGACGCTCGTCGCGGGCGAACCGGCCGACGACGACGTGCTGCGCGACCTCGAGTTCGCGTGGGTCGCGTGCCGGTCCGTGAAGTCGAACGCGATCCTCCTCGCGCACGACGGCGCCGCCGTCGGCGTCGGGATGGGGCAGGTCAACCGCGTCGACTCGTGCCACCTCGCCGTCACGCGCGCGGGTGACCGCGCGGCGGGCTCCGTCGCGGCGTCCGACGCGTTCTTCCCCTTCGCCGACGGGCTCCAGGTGCTGCTCGACGCCGGCGTGCGAGCCGTCGTCCAGCCGGGCGGGTCCGTGCGCGACAGCGAGGTCATCGAGGCCGCACAGGCGGCCGGTGTCACGATGTACACGACCGGCGAGCGCCACTTCGCCCACTGAGGGGGCGCGCGTCACACCACGTCGCGCCCACTCCACCCCGCGCGGCCACACATGCTGCCGCGCCAGCGAACCGCACACGACCTCGAAGCGAGAACGAACCGAATGACGAGCGACCAGTCCGCCGAGCCAGCCGCCACCGAGACGACGGACGCCACGACACGGGCGGCGGACACGGGCGGCGGCGAAACGTGGCGCGAGCGCCTCAACGCGACGCTCGTCGCATCCGTCTCCATCGCGGTGCTGACGCTCGTGCTGACGCTCGTGCGCATGAACGAGCGGGACCTCACGTTCACGCTCTCGGCGCTCGACACGTTCCTGCAGGCGCTCGGCATCTACGCGTTGCCCGCGACCGTGCTCATGCTCGTTCTCATCATCGGCGGCACGCTCGGCGCGTTCCGCAACTGGTTCCTCGCGGGCCTCGCGGGCTTCGTCGGTGGCCTCCTCGGCGGCGTGCTCGGCTACGTCCAGCAGATCGTGTCGCAGGGCGGGATCGAGTTCTCCGGCCAGGTGTGGTCGATCATCTTCCTCGAGTTCTTCGGCAACAACTTCGCGTTCCTCGCGATCGCGACGATCCTGAGCGGCGTGCTCGGCCCGATCCTCACGCGTCAGGCCGTTCGACGACTCCTCGGCGGCGACGGCGGGAGCATCGCGCTCGACGACCCGCGCCGCTTCAGCGAGGCCGTCGACAAGGTCGCGCTCGTGCGGATTCCCGCGGCGAACCTCGACGAGGCGCAGCTCACGCACATCGATCGCGAGCCGGTCGACCGCGATCGGGCCGCCGAGCAGTGGGAGAGCTACGTCGAACTGCTCGAGCAGTACGGCTGGGAGACCCGCGAGGTCGCGGCGGCCGAGACGATGGCGGACTCCGTGTTCACCGAGGACCAGGTCGTCATGATCGGTGAGGTCGCCGTCCTGGCACGCTCCGGCTCACCGGAGCGTCGCGCCGAGCAGCCCGGCGTGCGTGCCGCGCTCGCCGACTCCGGTCTCGTGGTCGAGGAGATCGAGGCGCCCGCGACGCTGGACGGTGGCGATGTGCTCCTCGTCGGCGACACCGTGTACGTGGGGTCGTCGTCCCGCACGAACGGCGACGGGATCGCGGCGCTCCGCCGCATCGTCGGCGCGCTCGGCTACCGCGTGGTCGCCGTCCCGGTCGCGGGTGCCCTGCACCTCAAGACGGTCGCGACCGCGCTCCCGGACGGCACGATCCTCGCATGGACCGACGGGGTGCCCGATCTGTCGCTCCTCGGGCGGGTCATCGCGGTGCCCGAGGCCGCCGGCGCATCGGTCCTGCCGCTCGACGGCGAGACGGTGCTCGTGTCGGCCGCCGCCCCGAAGACGCAGCAGCTCGTCGCCCGCCTCGGCTATCGCGTCGAGAGCCTCGACGTGTCCGAGTTCGAGAAGCTCGAGGGCGGGGTCACCTGCCTCTCGGCGCGCGTGTTCGGCTGACCCGTCGACACGTGCCGACCGTCGACACGTGCCGACCGCCGACACGTGCCGACCGCCGACAGCGGCCGCCCATCGGCGTGGGGGAGCTGCAGGCGGGATCGGCCGCGTCGCGCGTCAGGCGAGCGTGCGGGAGCCGATGACCTCGCCGTACTGCGTCTCGCCGACGAGTTCGAAGCCGACCGCACGGAAGAACTCGCCCGGCCCGAGGTCGCCCTCCTCCCAGATGGCGGTGACGCGCTCGAAGCCTCGAGCACGCGCCTCGGTCGCCACCGACTCCACGGCGAACGCGCCGATGCCCTGGCGCTGGTGGTCGGCGTCGACGTTCATGCGCAGGATCGTGGCGTTGTAGAGCGGGTTCTTCGCGTCGGCGTCGAAGTTCCCCATGATGAATCCCACGACCGTGTCCTCGAGAACGACGACGCGCGGCCACATGGTGTCCTGGTTGACGTACGCCTCGGCGATGGATTCCGAGACGGGGGTCACGAAGGCGTCCTGACCGGGCTTGAGGGTCAGGGTGTTCGCGGCGACCACGTTGTTCGCCGACAGCTCTTCAAGTCGCAGCTCGCTCATGCTCCGCACCATAGCGTCTGAACACGCCCATCGGCTGTGATCGATGTATGCGTCCGTGATGGACGTCCGGCGCCGTCCCGGACGCGTGAGCGGTCGCGCCGGTAGGCTTGGGGGAGATCCTGGCGTCAGGTCGTCGGGCGAGCCCGGAAGGCCACCAGATTGAACACGAGTCCCGTTCGCGTCACCGTCACCGGCGCAGCCGGCAACATCAGCTACGCGCTCCTGTTCCGGATCGCGGCCGGTGAGATGCTCGGCCCCGACGTCCCCGTCGAGCTGCGCCTGCTCGAGATCGAGCAGGCCGTCGCGGCGGCCGAGGGGACGGCGATGGAGCTCGACGACGCCGCGTTCCCCCTCCTGCGCGGCATCGACGTGACGGCCGACGCCGATGCGGCATTCGACGGCACCTCGATCGCGATCCTCGTGGGCGCGATGCCCCGCCGCGAGGGGATGGACCGCGCCGATCTCCTCGAGGCGAACGGGCGCATCTTCGGCCCGCAGGGCCGCGCGATCGCAGCGAACGCGGCACCCGATGTGCGCGTGCTCGTCGTCGGGAACCCCGCGAACACGAACGCGCTCATCGCTCGTGCCGCCGCCCCCGACGTTCCCGCCGACCGCTTCACGGCCATGATGCGCCTCGACCACAACCGCGCCCTCGCGCGGCTCGCCGAGCGCACCGGCGCGGGCGTCGACCGCATCGAGCGCCTGCACGTGTGGGGCAACCACTCCGACTCGCAGGTGCCCGACGTGGACCACGCCCTCGTCGACGGACGCCCGTTGCGTGAGGTCGTCGCGGACGACGCGTGGCTCGACGGTCCGTTCCGGGAGGCCGTCGCGACCCGCGGGGCCGCGATCATCAAGGCCCGCGGTGCGTCCTCGGCCGCGTCGGCGGCCTCGGCGGCCGTCGACCACGTGCGCGACTGGGTCCTGGGGACCCGACCGGGCGACTGGACGACCGCGGCGCTCCCGTCGACGGGCGCCTACGGGATCCCCGAGGGGCTCGTCGCCGGGGTACCCGTCACGAGCGACGGCGGCGCGTGGCACGTCGTGGAGGGACTGTCCCGTTCAGCACTCGTGCAGGAACGGATCGACGCCACAGTCGCAGAACTCACCTCGGAACGAGAAGCCGTCGATACGCTCGGACTGTTGCGCTGAGAGGCGCACGTTCCCTCCAGAACCCGAGGCGCCACGGCGCCGGACACCGTGAGGTCAGCATGAACGAGGAGCCCATCCGCCGAAGCCTGGAGGCGGTGATCCGTGACGACGGCCGCGGCGAGATCCGCGACGAGGCGAGACTCGAGCCGCTCGAGGCCGGCGACGCCGACGAGCTGCGTGCGCTCGTCATCCAGCGCACGATGTCGATCGCCGGCGAGGCGGGCGGTCCGGTCCGCCTCCGGACGGTCGATGTCGACGGGGTGTATCCGCTCATCGTGTTCCCCGACGGGGACATCGCCGAGGAGGGCGGCGTCGAACCGCTCCAGGAGGGCGAGCAGGTGCTCCGTTCGGACACGGCCGCGCTCCAGCAGGTGCCCGCGGCGGCCGACGGTGGGTACGCGAGCGAGTACGGGACGGCACCGGAGTCGGCGGCAGTGGCCACGGAGCGGGTGCACGAGACCATCTCGCTGCCCCGTGAGGGCATGATGAGCGACTTCGTCGTCGACGACGCAGCGGTCGCCGTCGCGGTGCCCGAGCCGACGACGGCTCCCGTCGAGAAGTCGGCCGACGACGTGGACGACTTCCACGACGAGGGACTCGATCACGGCTTCGACGACATCGACGAGTTCGACGGCATCGACGACGCGGCGGATGCGCCGGCCGCACGGGCCGCGAGCGGAGTTCCGGCAGCGGGGTTCGTGCCGCCGACCGGATTCGCCCCACCCGCGGGGTTCGTCCCGCAGCCCGGCGCCGGAGCGCCGGCGCAGTCCGACACCGCCACGGTGGAGGCGCCGACCTTCGCCGGTGCCTCGCGTGGTGACCGGACCGCCGAACCGCTCGCGGATGCGAGCGCCGTCGCGACGGGCCCGACTCCCGTCGTGGCCGGACGCACGCCCGGGGCCGGCGCCGACCAGCACGGCGCACGCCCAGGGGCCCACACGGGCCAGGTGGCCCCGGTCGCGGTCGAACCGGCCGCGGAGCCTCCGGTCGAGTGGGCGCCGAGCTTCCCGCGTGGACGTCGGGGCGCACCGCAGGCCGCCGAGCCCCGGCCCGACGCGGGCACGGGCGTCGCCCCCATGCCGTCGGGCGCGCCCACGCCGGTCGATCCGACCGGTTGCGGTGGGCACCGCCGCGCGGGCGTGCCGACGCTCGACGACTTCCTCGCCGAGAAGACGACGTGCCAGAACGCGCCGGCCGAGTACGGCTGGCGGGGCGCGCTCCGCAGGTCGACGGGCGGGCTCCTGAAGCTCTCGCCGGGTCAGCGCGAGCGCATCGAGCGCGAGGAGGTCGCCCTCATCGCGCGGCCGCTCGACG is drawn from Pseudoclavibacter chungangensis and contains these coding sequences:
- the purH gene encoding bifunctional phosphoribosylaminoimidazolecarboxamide formyltransferase/IMP cyclohydrolase — translated: MSAPAARTPDHDRDRVRIRRALVSVSDKTGLVELAAALAGDGVEIVSTGSTAQTIRDAGLDVTDVSAVTGFPESLGGRVKTLHPAVHAGILADLRFDDHVAQLDELGIAPFELVVVNLYPFVETVASGAAAPDVVEQIDIGGPALVRASAKNHANVAIVVDPARYPQLIESLTAGGTVLAERRSLAAEAFAHTAAYDTAVAAWFADAERDADASGAPDPATPDLPEHLEVAFERLAQLRYGENSHQRAALYGRPEGRGIAQATQLHGKEMSYNNYVDADAAVRAAFDFDAPAVAVIKHANPCGIAIAPAGFTGGAAIAEAHRRAHATDPTSAYGGVIAANRPVSLEMAETVADIFTEVVVAPAFEPAALEVLSRKKNIRLLQLPEGYEREATELRQVSGGALLQTGDAFARSTGISTDWTLVAGEPADDDVLRDLEFAWVACRSVKSNAILLAHDGAAVGVGMGQVNRVDSCHLAVTRAGDRAAGSVAASDAFFPFADGLQVLLDAGVRAVVQPGGSVRDSEVIEAAQAAGVTMYTTGERHFAH
- a CDS encoding dimethylarginine dimethylaminohydrolase family protein gives rise to the protein MTSDQSAEPAATETTDATTRAADTGGGETWRERLNATLVASVSIAVLTLVLTLVRMNERDLTFTLSALDTFLQALGIYALPATVLMLVLIIGGTLGAFRNWFLAGLAGFVGGLLGGVLGYVQQIVSQGGIEFSGQVWSIIFLEFFGNNFAFLAIATILSGVLGPILTRQAVRRLLGGDGGSIALDDPRRFSEAVDKVALVRIPAANLDEAQLTHIDREPVDRDRAAEQWESYVELLEQYGWETREVAAAETMADSVFTEDQVVMIGEVAVLARSGSPERRAEQPGVRAALADSGLVVEEIEAPATLDGGDVLLVGDTVYVGSSSRTNGDGIAALRRIVGALGYRVVAVPVAGALHLKTVATALPDGTILAWTDGVPDLSLLGRVIAVPEAAGASVLPLDGETVLVSAAAPKTQQLVARLGYRVESLDVSEFEKLEGGVTCLSARVFG
- a CDS encoding GNAT family N-acetyltransferase translates to MSELRLEELSANNVVAANTLTLKPGQDAFVTPVSESIAEAYVNQDTMWPRVVVLEDTVVGFIMGNFDADAKNPLYNATILRMNVDADHQRQGIGAFAVESVATEARARGFERVTAIWEEGDLGPGEFFRAVGFELVGETQYGEVIGSRTLA
- a CDS encoding malate dehydrogenase; this encodes MNTSPVRVTVTGAAGNISYALLFRIAAGEMLGPDVPVELRLLEIEQAVAAAEGTAMELDDAAFPLLRGIDVTADADAAFDGTSIAILVGAMPRREGMDRADLLEANGRIFGPQGRAIAANAAPDVRVLVVGNPANTNALIARAAAPDVPADRFTAMMRLDHNRALARLAERTGAGVDRIERLHVWGNHSDSQVPDVDHALVDGRPLREVVADDAWLDGPFREAVATRGAAIIKARGASSAASAASAAVDHVRDWVLGTRPGDWTTAALPSTGAYGIPEGLVAGVPVTSDGGAWHVVEGLSRSALVQERIDATVAELTSEREAVDTLGLLR
- a CDS encoding chromosome partitioning protein; this translates as MNEEPIRRSLEAVIRDDGRGEIRDEARLEPLEAGDADELRALVIQRTMSIAGEAGGPVRLRTVDVDGVYPLIVFPDGDIAEEGGVEPLQEGEQVLRSDTAALQQVPAAADGGYASEYGTAPESAAVATERVHETISLPREGMMSDFVVDDAAVAVAVPEPTTAPVEKSADDVDDFHDEGLDHGFDDIDEFDGIDDAADAPAARAASGVPAAGFVPPTGFAPPAGFVPQPGAGAPAQSDTATVEAPTFAGASRGDRTAEPLADASAVATGPTPVVAGRTPGAGADQHGARPGAHTGQVAPVAVEPAAEPPVEWAPSFPRGRRGAPQAAEPRPDAGTGVAPMPSGAPTPVDPTGCGGHRRAGVPTLDDFLAEKTTCQNAPAEYGWRGALRRSTGGLLKLSPGQRERIEREEVALIARPLDGPKSIVVVNPKGGAHKTTATLMIAAAFGLHRGGYTLAWDNNETRGTLGWRSHPGVHSRTAVDLLRQLTHFEISGGATIADIDRFVRNQADAKFDVLASDDDAASAAIIDAEAFSRLHRTLSRFYRVLVIDTGNNMRASNWEAALDVADQLVIVSTAREDTAASAAWLADGLRERGHADKLANAVTILSSPSTKEDPKLTDRLRQHFAQLTRAVVEVPFDQQFVGGGELDIPNLRPETRDAWRHAAAVIAEAL